A region from the Aegilops tauschii subsp. strangulata cultivar AL8/78 chromosome 5, Aet v6.0, whole genome shotgun sequence genome encodes:
- the LOC109774843 gene encoding uncharacterized protein: MGFLHFNTNSDILHSCVAHDYTDFNTTIFYNLTNSYVAQFNHTSTLLTSIIMFVLAALFFNLNLFSRLSDVSAILDPSVRLFITSALSLFLPVMSYLFSEARNATGGARSKFTDELPLRARLILIWMLLVELLRKKAEEIHMQGYSGTMDRVGRVLLLGSFVFFHLHDAGKRSMLGILWLLCATRLVQRIVFTEVGKRSLAYGVGKNARLITSYMAQVLEEDQMEHRHHSLDGDELLRRCKYAVMEEENLVVQASPDGYRLTSDAAAVTVGKIWGLAEISSLDGDKRLRQLCLSFALFKLLRRRFERLPAMTAAETRSYRELIFKGMRTDIEKETAGASTDTAEALFRLTNDELSFLCEYYHPVVPVVLASPFFLLANYLLLPMLVLVLCLVLIVLCTNGDIGYARDSIKDDNYFTFFSVTTMMTGCLPKIFTSRLVFFSFLDFSITSLLFLMVVYEEVWEFLVLVLSDWFMVSLLCKYAVKPDGRLGRVFHWAIHGITGMRSIMHRPHISFNQLCVVRFCWLAMPFSFSLPVTLPIIPLPAMPVPDQVKLSIMEYLANELHDLHGNPTSLTLSRGGFALADHTDLLPFCESDSVAEVILTWHIATSLFEVMHSTTSDDHAQAQSLSKYCAYLVAIHPELLPEYQESTELVFKDMMLELSGVLGFWRCYFSPCVNTRYNKIMGAPEQPSSMPRNVVKRGAELAKKLEKKARDAKDSGEAVWKLLANLWVELVVYVAPSNDDGCIMGHEKLLVKGGEFITMLWALASHAGISRPADIPRAHVAIERVTDVIV, encoded by the coding sequence ATGGGCTTCTTGCACTTTAATACCAATAGTGACATCTTGCACAGTTGCGTCGCACACGACTACACAGATTTTAACACGACCATTTTTTACAACCTAACCAACTCCTATGTCGCCCAGTTCAACCACACCAGCACCTTGCTCACCTCCATCATCATGTTCGTCCTCGCAGCGCTCTTCTTCAACCTCAACCTCTTCAGCAGGCTCTCCGACGTCAGCGCCATCCTCGACCCCAGCGTCCGCCTCTTCATCACCTCCGCGCTCTCCCTCTTCCTCCCCGTCATGTCCTACCTCTTCTCCGAGGCCAGGAACGCCACCGGTGGCGCCCGCTCCAAGTTCACGGACGAGCTGCCCCTGCGAGCCCGGCTCATCCTCATCTGGATGCTCCTTGTGGAGCTCCTCCGCAAGAAGGCCGAGGAGATCCACATGCAGGGTTACTCCGGCACCATGGACCGTGTGGGGCGTGTCCTCTTGCTGGGGAGCTTCGTCTTCTTCCACCTGCATGATGCTGGCAAGCGGTCCATGCTGGGCATCCTCTGGCTTCTCTGTGCCACTAGGCTGGTACAGAGGATCGTCTTCACCGAGGTCGGGAAACGCTCCCTTGCCTACGGTGTAGGCAAGAACGCTAGGCTCATCACCTCCTACATGGCTCAAGTGCTCGAAGAAGATCAAATGGAGCACCGTCACCATAGCCTGGATGGAGACGAGCTACTCAGGAGGTGCAAGTACGCGGTGATGGAAGAAGAGAATCTGGTGGTTCAGGCCAGCCCGGATGGCTACCGCCTAACCAgcgacgccgccgccgtcaccGTCGGCAAGATCTGGGGGCTTGCCGAGATCTCTTCCCTGGACGGAGATAAACGTCTGAGGCAGCTCTGCCTCTCCTTTGCACTCTTCAAGCTGCTGCGCCGGAGGTTCGAGCGCCTGCCGGCAATGACCGCGGCGGAGACCCGCAGCTACCGGGAACTCATCTTCAAAGGTATGCGCACCGACATAGAGAAAGAGACAGCAGGGGCAAGCACGGACACGGCGGAGGCCCTGTTCCGGCTGACCAACGACGAGCTCAGCTTCCTATGCGAGTATTACCACCCGGTCGTCCCCGTCGTCCTGGCAAGTCCCTTCTTCCTGCTCGCCAACTACTTGCTGCTCCCGATGCTCGTCCtcgtcctctgcctcgtcctcatCGTCCTCTGCACCAACGGCGACATCGGCTACGCCCGGGACAGCATCAAGGACGACAACTACTTTACTTTCTTCAGCGTAACCACTATGATGACCGGGTGCCTGCCTAAAATCTTTACTTCCCGCTTAGTTTTCTTCTCCTTCTTGGACTTCTCCATCACCTCGCTCCTATTCCTCATGGTTGTCTACGAGGAAGTGTGGGAGTTCCTCGTCCTTGTGCTCTCCGACTGGTTCATGGTGTCACTGCTATGCAAGTACGCTGTGAAACCCGACGGGCGCCTTGGCCGCGTCTTCCACTGGGCCATCCACGGCATCACGGGGATGCGAAGCATCATGCATCGCCCACACATTAGCTTCAACCAGCTCTGTGTGGTGAGGTTTTGCTGGCTAGCAATGCCGTTTTCGTTCTCGCTCCCCGTGACGCTGCCCATCATACCATTACCAGCCATGCCTGTGCCGGACCAGGTGAAGCTTTCCATCATGGAATATCTCGCCAACGAGTTGCACGACCTTCATGGCAACCCTACCTCACTTACACTGAGCAGAGGCGGGTTCGCGCTTGCAGACCACACGGATCTCTTGCCTTTCTGCGAGAGTGACAGTGTCGCCGAGGTTATCCTTACTTGGCACATCGCCACCAGCCTCTTCGAGGTGATGCATTCCACAACCTCTGATGATCATGCTCAGGCTCAGAGCCTGTCCAAGTACTGCGCTTACCTTGTGGCCATCCACCCGGAGCTGCTCCCCGAATACCAGGAGAGCACGGAGCTCGTGTTCAAGGACATGATGCTCGAGCTGAGTGGTGTACTCGGGTTCTGGCGCTGCTACTTCTCGCCGTGCGTCAACACCCGGTACAACAAGATCATGGGCGCCCCAGAGCAGCCGAGCAGCATGCCAAGAAATGTCGTGAAAAGAGGCGCGGAGTTAGCAAAGAAGCTGGAGAAGAAAGCTCGTGATGCCAAGGATTCTGGGGAAGCGGTGTGGAAGCTGCTGGCAAATCTTTGGGTGGAGCTCGTCGTCTACGTCGCGCCATCCAATGACGATGGTTGTATAATGGGGCACGAGAAACTGCTAGTTAAGGGTGGCGAGTTCATCACCATGCTCTGGGCGCTGGCCTCGCACGCCGGCATAAGCCGTCCAGCCGATATACCACGGGCGCACGTCGCAATTGAACGTGTGACTGACGTTATTGTATAG